TAGCTCTTTGAACAATTGCTATTGGAGTTGTCATCGGATAATGTGTAGCTAATCTTTTTACAACATCACCAATCATATGTACTGATAAGAAAATTGCCATTGAAGCTCTATGAGAAGCTAAAGATTCTAAGCTTTCTTTTTCTGGAACAGGCGTTCTTCCTTCTAATCTTGTACAAATTACAGTTTGAGAAATACTTGGTAATGTGAACTCTTTTTTTACTGCTGCAGCAGATGCTAAAAATGAACTTACTCCCGGAATTACTTCATACTCTATTCCATGCTCATCTAACATATCCATCTGTTCTCTATGTGCTCCAAATATTGCTGGATCTCCTGTATGAACCCTAGCAACTTTTTTTCCTGCTTTTATCGCTTTAACAGTTACATCTATAACTTCTTCTAAAGTCATTGAAGCTGAATTATGAATCTCTGCTCCCTCTTTATGACACTCTATAACTTGTCTTGGAACTAAAGAACCTGCATAAATTATTACATCTGCTTCTTTTACTAATCTTTGCCCTTTTACTGTAATTAACTCTGGATCCCCTGGTCCTGCCCCTATGAAATAAACTTTTTCCATTGATTGATACCACCTTTTTTTAGTATTAATGTTGTAAAGTAAGGAATATCTTCCTCTTCCATTTTTGTTAAATCAAAATTTATCTCCTGTGTTTCTTTTCCACAGTTTGAAACCATTATTATATTTTCTAGATTTCCTGTAGCTTCTAAGCCAGCTCTAAGTTTATCAAAATTTCTAGATACTTTCATAAATACGATATTATCTGCTGAATTAATTTCACCAACAATATCAGTTTCTCCATTTAATGATACAACTTTCAAAGATTCTTCTCCCATAACTAAAGGTAGGTTAAATCTCGAAGACATATCTGAAAACGATGATATTCCAGGAATTGTCTCTACAGGTATCACACCATCCAAGTACTCAAGAATATAAACATATGTACTATATGTCATTGGATCTCCAATTGTTAAAAATCCAACTTTTTTTCCTGCTTTTAGATGCTCAACTATCATATCCGCATTTCTTTTTCTAAATTCTTTTCTAGCTTCTACACTTTTTAACATTGGAAACTCAACAAACAAAGTTTCTGCTCCCTCTTTTAAATACTCTCTAGCTATTTCGTATGCTGTACTTCCCTCAGCTTTTTTAGCCTCTGGTAAAACTACTACATCTAGCTCTTTAAAAGCTCTTATAGCCTTTAGCGTTAACATTTCAGGATCTCCTACTCCCACTCCTATTCCATAAAACTTTGCTGTTGACATTACTTTGTTTCCTCCTTATCTGCTGTTATTATATATATTGGATTTTCTCCATACATCATTGTGTACGGACCTATACTCTTTCCTCTAGATACAACAACATTTACAACTTCTATATTTTTAAAATTTAACTCTTTTAAAAGCTTTGTAGCATCTGCTAAAGTTTCTAAAGTTATCGCATTTATGACTACTCTAGAATTATCTTTTGAATATTTAATAAAATGTTCAAGTATATTTCTCATTGAACCTGTTGATCCACCTATAAACATTCTATCATATTGAATAGTTGGTATTGCTTCAGGAGCTCTTCCCACAATTACTTCTATATTATCTAATTTAAATCTATTTATATTTTCTTTTAAGGTCTCTATTCCCTTTTCTTCCTTTTCAATAGCAAAAACATTACCATTTCTTAAATATGTCGCTGCTTCTATTCCTATACTTCCAGTTCCAGCACCAACATCTACTAAAATAGAATCATCTTGCAATTGTAATTTCGCTATAGAAATTGCTCTAATCTCTTGTTTTGTCATAGGTAGTTCTTTTTGAACGAACTCTTTATCATAAATATGTCCCATTATTTTCAAACCTTTCTTATAATTGTTACATTCATTTCATATTTTTTATTATACTTTTTATAATCACATACTAAAAACCTTGTAATAACTTCATTTTTATAAGAAAGTCTCTCTCCAATAATTATTTCAGCATTTAAAATATTATTTTTAACAAGTGTTTTACTTATTTCAATTGGATTATTTTTTTCATCAGTTAGAAGTACTACTCCGCTTTTACTATTTTTAAATATTTCTACATAATCATTTTCTCTTCCATGAACACTACAAAGTTGATAATGTTCCCAAGTCATCTCTATCCTAGAAAATAGATATTGAAAAGAAGATATCCCTGGAATGACATTAAATTTTTGTTCAGGAAAACTCTTTTTTAAATATGTAAGCAAACTATAATAACCTGTATCTCCTGAAACAATAAATACTATATTTTTATCTAAATTTCTTAAAACAAACTCTTTCATTTCATCTAATTTTTTCATAATATAGATATATTGATTATTTAAAAGAGAGTCAATCTCTTCTAACTGTCTCTCTCCACCTATAACAATTTCAGAATTTTTTATTTTATCTATTCCTGCCTTTGTCATATAATCTAGATTTCCTGGTCCAAGTCCCACCACCGATATCTCTTTACTCACTTTTTAACTCCTCTATCATCTCATAAAATCCATCACTATATCCTAATATATCTCCACTATAATTAAAAAGAATTGATTGAAATTCTATGTTATCTCTTGAAAATTCAGCTGATCTTTTAGCTACTTTATTAGCAATTAAATTAAATAAACTTTCTTTTTTTAATATATATTCTGTAGCTTCTTCAGCTGTATTTGCTTCTAAAACCTTCAAAATATTTTCCCTAGGTTCATCTATTAAAATAGCATTTGCTGCAATTATTTCCAAACGAGCATCAGCAACTCTGCTATGAGTGTTAAAAATTCCACCTGCCACTTTTATAGCTTTTCCTATATGTCCAATTAATACTATTTTTTTAAATCCTAATTTTACTGCACTATCAATCATAAATCCAATATAATTACTTGTTACAACCATCTGCTCAATATCTATATTATTATCTATACAAAACTGTTTCCCATGATTCCCAAAAGCAAATACTACCCATTCTCTAGTACTATTCTCTTTTAAAACTTTTAATTCAGCAAACATAGATTTAGTAAGTGCATCCTCACTCATAGGTTTAACTATTCCAGTAGACCCCAAAATAGATATCCCTCCTAGTATTCCCAACTTCCCATTAAAAGTTTTCAAAGCTTTCTCTCTTCCCTTTGGAACATATATAGTTACTATCACTTTTAATCCATACTCTTCCAGAAGTGGATTTAAAGTTTTTACTATCATCTCTTGTGGTCCTGGGTTTATAGCTGATTTTCCAGGTGTTACTTTAAGTCCTTTTTTTGTTACTAATCCTACACCTCTTCCACCTACTATCAGCATATTATCAAATTTATGAGCTTTCTCTATTTTTGGTAACTCTTCAACAATTTTTACTTTAGCACAAATCTCTATTCCGTTTGTAACATCAGGATCATCTCCTGCATCTTTTAAAACAACACCTCTAGCCCAATTGATTCCTCTTTTTTTTGAATGTATTGGTATATCTAAAGTTACTCCATTTAATGTGGTTATCTCAACTTTTTCTCCCAAATCTTTTTCTATCAAAAGATTTAATGCAACAAATGCCGCTACACACGCACATGTTCCGGTTGTATATCCCGATCTTAATTCTTTATCCATTAAAATCCTTCTCTCTTATGTAACTGATATAAAATTCCATGAAGTATTGAAACAGCTACAGGACTTCCTCCTTTTCTGCCTTTTACAATAATATATGGTATTCCACTTCCAGGTAGAATCTCTTTTGATTCAGCTGCTCCAACAAATCCTACAGGAACCCCAACTATTAAAGCTGGTTTTTGAACTTCACCAGAATCAATAAGTTCTTTCAATCTAAATAGTGCTGTTGGTGCGTTTCCAATTAAATATATATCTGTATTAGGATCTTTTGCTGCGTGTTCTATCCCTACTATTGATCTAGTTACCCCTCTTTCTTTAGCTTCAGCTGCTACATCTTTATCTGAAACTAAAGAATAAGCTGAGTATCCATATTTATCTAAAGTAATTTTACTCAAACCATTAGCTATCATGTTAGTATCACAATATATTTTACCACCTTTTTTTAAGGCTTCTAAACATGACTCAACTGCTCCTTCTGAAATCTCTAATAGGTCTGCATATTCAAAATCAGCTGTTGTATGTATAAC
The nucleotide sequence above comes from Cetobacterium somerae ATCC BAA-474. Encoded proteins:
- the cobM gene encoding precorrin-4 C(11)-methyltransferase produces the protein MEKVYFIGAGPGDPELITVKGQRLVKEADVIIYAGSLVPRQVIECHKEGAEIHNSASMTLEEVIDVTVKAIKAGKKVARVHTGDPAIFGAHREQMDMLDEHGIEYEVIPGVSSFLASAAAVKKEFTLPSISQTVICTRLEGRTPVPEKESLESLASHRASMAIFLSVHMIGDVVKRLATHYPMTTPIAIVQRASWEDQKIVLGTLETIEEKVKEANITKTAQILVGDFLGDKYEKSLLYDKHFTHEFRKGIEK
- the cobI gene encoding precorrin-2 C(20)-methyltransferase, which translates into the protein MSTAKFYGIGVGVGDPEMLTLKAIRAFKELDVVVLPEAKKAEGSTAYEIAREYLKEGAETLFVEFPMLKSVEARKEFRKRNADMIVEHLKAGKKVGFLTIGDPMTYSTYVYILEYLDGVIPVETIPGISSFSDMSSRFNLPLVMGEESLKVVSLNGETDIVGEINSADNIVFMKVSRNFDKLRAGLEATGNLENIIMVSNCGKETQEINFDLTKMEEEDIPYFTTLILKKGGINQWKKFIS
- the cbiT gene encoding precorrin-6Y C5,15-methyltransferase (decarboxylating) subunit CbiT, with the translated sequence MGHIYDKEFVQKELPMTKQEIRAISIAKLQLQDDSILVDVGAGTGSIGIEAATYLRNGNVFAIEKEEKGIETLKENINRFKLDNIEVIVGRAPEAIPTIQYDRMFIGGSTGSMRNILEHFIKYSKDNSRVVINAITLETLADATKLLKELNFKNIEVVNVVVSRGKSIGPYTMMYGENPIYIITADKEETK
- the cbiE gene encoding precorrin-6y C5,15-methyltransferase (decarboxylating) subunit CbiE; the protein is MSKEISVVGLGPGNLDYMTKAGIDKIKNSEIVIGGERQLEEIDSLLNNQYIYIMKKLDEMKEFVLRNLDKNIVFIVSGDTGYYSLLTYLKKSFPEQKFNVIPGISSFQYLFSRIEMTWEHYQLCSVHGRENDYVEIFKNSKSGVVLLTDEKNNPIEISKTLVKNNILNAEIIIGERLSYKNEVITRFLVCDYKKYNKKYEMNVTIIRKV
- the cbiD gene encoding cobalt-precorrin-5B (C(1))-methyltransferase CbiD, whose amino-acid sequence is MDKELRSGYTTGTCACVAAFVALNLLIEKDLGEKVEITTLNGVTLDIPIHSKKRGINWARGVVLKDAGDDPDVTNGIEICAKVKIVEELPKIEKAHKFDNMLIVGGRGVGLVTKKGLKVTPGKSAINPGPQEMIVKTLNPLLEEYGLKVIVTIYVPKGREKALKTFNGKLGILGGISILGSTGIVKPMSEDALTKSMFAELKVLKENSTREWVVFAFGNHGKQFCIDNNIDIEQMVVTSNYIGFMIDSAVKLGFKKIVLIGHIGKAIKVAGGIFNTHSRVADARLEIIAANAILIDEPRENILKVLEANTAEEATEYILKKESLFNLIANKVAKRSAEFSRDNIEFQSILFNYSGDILGYSDGFYEMIEELKSE
- a CDS encoding precorrin-8X methylmutase, giving the protein MSYIKRPQDIEIRSFEIIEEEMGEKAKEFSSTHLPIVKRVIHTTADFEYADLLEISEGAVESCLEALKKGGKIYCDTNMIANGLSKITLDKYGYSAYSLVSDKDVAAEAKERGVTRSIVGIEHAAKDPNTDIYLIGNAPTALFRLKELIDSGEVQKPALIVGVPVGFVGAAESKEILPGSGIPYIIVKGRKGGSPVAVSILHGILYQLHKREGF